The following proteins are co-located in the Frigidibacter mobilis genome:
- a CDS encoding HWE histidine kinase domain-containing protein — MLLVLAALFVAGSLTVTRAFSAENAARQEMIDAREALSQVNDLMLLLYEAESAQRGVLLDRPGEDLGPFRAAEAALPAIAGQMQASLDRAGSDLSAQGRRLRSLAEQRMTEMSGALASAPAPATTLRSSMADLRQVSDAIRREERALMDAAYARADGERLRAKRTLGMIGAAVLGLIALAALLAFRAARSESRLRYRDEIAAQRDRAELVSRELSHRVKNLFAVTMSIMSVTARNETDPKLAAQKTRSRIQALARAHELSSGQNPMRTAQFGDLLAAVVQPYCPPGATLRRSGPKMVLPTRLLTPMGLIFNELATNSVKYGAWSAPSGTLKVDWTFASDETLVVIWQEQLAETGSPQPGREGFGSTMINLSLQQAKATMERRWGEKGLTAVLRFPLSQADKVEVTATGKD, encoded by the coding sequence ATGCTGCTGGTGCTCGCCGCGCTGTTCGTCGCCGGCTCGCTGACCGTCACCCGCGCCTTCAGTGCCGAGAATGCGGCCCGCCAGGAGATGATCGACGCGCGCGAGGCCCTGTCGCAGGTCAATGACCTGATGCTGCTCCTCTACGAGGCAGAATCCGCGCAACGCGGCGTGTTGCTGGACCGCCCCGGAGAGGATCTGGGTCCGTTCCGCGCCGCAGAGGCCGCGCTGCCGGCCATAGCCGGGCAGATGCAGGCCTCGCTCGATCGCGCCGGCAGCGATCTGTCGGCACAGGGGCGGCGGCTGCGCAGCCTTGCCGAGCAGCGGATGACCGAGATGTCCGGCGCCCTTGCCTCAGCGCCGGCGCCCGCCACCACCCTTCGCAGTTCAATGGCCGATCTACGACAGGTCAGCGACGCGATCCGCCGCGAGGAACGGGCACTGATGGATGCGGCCTATGCCCGAGCCGACGGCGAGCGGCTGCGCGCCAAACGCACGCTGGGGATGATCGGCGCAGCGGTGCTGGGGCTGATAGCCCTTGCAGCGCTGCTGGCCTTTCGTGCGGCCCGCAGCGAATCCCGGCTGCGCTATCGCGATGAAATTGCCGCACAGCGGGACCGCGCCGAGCTTGTCTCGCGCGAACTCAGCCACCGAGTGAAGAACCTCTTCGCGGTGACGATGTCGATCATGTCAGTTACCGCGCGCAACGAGACCGACCCCAAACTCGCCGCGCAAAAGACCCGGTCCCGCATTCAGGCGCTGGCCCGCGCGCATGAGCTCTCCAGCGGACAGAACCCGATGCGCACTGCACAGTTCGGAGATTTGCTGGCGGCGGTGGTGCAACCTTACTGCCCGCCGGGCGCTACCCTGCGCCGGAGCGGCCCGAAAATGGTGCTGCCCACCCGTTTGCTGACTCCGATGGGATTGATTTTTAACGAATTGGCAACCAATAGCGTGAAATATGGGGCTTGGTCCGCACCGTCGGGAACCCTGAAGGTCGATTGGACGTTTGCTTCCGACGAAACGCTCGTTGTGATATGGCAAGAGCAGCTTGCCGAGACCGGATCGCCACAGCCCGGACGCGAAGGCTTCGGGTCCACGATGATAAACCTGTCCCTGCAACAGGCAAAGGCAACGATGGAAAGACGCTGGGGCGAAAAAGGACTGACAGCCGTGCTGAGATTTCCGCTCAGTCAGGCAGACAAGGTCGAGGTCACGGCGACAGGCAAGGACTAG
- a CDS encoding response regulator yields MLEGKKIMVVEDEALLALDLAMTMEDLGAAVIGPCYRLGTALELVQQMKVDGAILDVDLNGETVFPLARYLDEQGVPFVFHTGRADPASLLEAFARARICTKPSTPERIATCLAEALADADTDPGSDNENYAPAYAQDGSSGSSQQA; encoded by the coding sequence ATGCTCGAAGGCAAGAAGATCATGGTGGTGGAAGATGAGGCGCTGCTTGCGCTCGATCTCGCCATGACGATGGAGGATCTGGGCGCGGCAGTTATCGGCCCTTGCTACCGGCTTGGGACTGCGCTTGAACTGGTGCAGCAGATGAAGGTCGACGGCGCGATCCTCGATGTCGACCTGAACGGCGAGACGGTCTTCCCGCTGGCCCGCTACCTTGACGAACAGGGCGTGCCCTTCGTGTTCCACACCGGCCGCGCCGACCCTGCCAGCCTGCTCGAGGCTTTTGCGCGGGCCCGGATCTGCACCAAACCCAGCACGCCCGAGCGCATTGCCACCTGCCTCGCCGAGGCGCTGGCCGATGCCGATACCGATCCCGGGTCCGACAACGAAAACTACGCGCCGGCCTACGCGCAGGACGGCAGCAGCGGAAGCTCGCAGCAAGCGTAG
- a CDS encoding bifunctional sulfate adenylyltransferase/adenylylsulfate kinase — protein sequence MSLPNLAPIPELYVSYESAQKLKHEAGTLASWDLTPRQICDLELLMNGGFNPLKGFLTEADYTGVVENMRLADGTLWPMPITLDVSEAFADQIEPGQDIALRDQEGVILAILSVTDKYTPNKAREAEMVFGADDLAHPAVNYLHNQAGQVYLGGPVVGIQQPVHYDFKARRDTPNELRAFFRKMGWRRIVAFQTRNPLHRAHQELTFRAAREAQANLLIHPVVGMTKPGDIDHFTRVRCYEAVLDQYPATTTTMSLLNLAMRMAGPREAVWHGIIRRNHGCTHMIVGRDHAGPGKNSAGQDFYDPYAAQELFGKYQDEIGVEMVDFKQMVYVQERAQYEPRDEVEAGATILDISGTELRRRLAEGLEIPDWFSFPTVVTELRRTRPPRAAQGFTVFFTGFSGSGKSTIANALMVKLMEMGGRPVTLLDGDVVRKHLSSELGFSKEHRDINIKRIGYVASEITKNGGIAICAPIAPYTATRRAVREMIEAYGAFVEVHVATSIEECEKRDRKGLYKLAREGKIKEFTGISDPYEVPESPELRVETENVDVDNCAHQVILKLESMGLIKG from the coding sequence ATGTCCCTTCCGAACCTCGCTCCGATCCCGGAGCTGTATGTGTCTTACGAGTCCGCCCAGAAGCTGAAGCACGAGGCTGGGACACTGGCATCCTGGGATCTGACCCCGCGCCAGATCTGCGATCTCGAACTGCTGATGAACGGCGGCTTCAACCCGCTGAAGGGCTTTCTGACCGAGGCGGATTATACCGGCGTTGTCGAGAACATGCGGCTGGCAGACGGCACGCTCTGGCCGATGCCGATCACCCTTGATGTCAGCGAAGCCTTTGCCGACCAGATCGAGCCGGGCCAGGATATCGCGCTACGCGATCAGGAAGGCGTGATTCTTGCAATCCTGTCGGTGACCGACAAGTACACCCCCAACAAGGCCCGCGAGGCCGAGATGGTGTTCGGTGCCGACGACCTTGCGCATCCGGCGGTGAACTACCTGCACAACCAAGCTGGCCAAGTCTATCTGGGCGGCCCGGTGGTCGGGATCCAGCAGCCTGTGCACTATGACTTCAAGGCCCGCCGCGACACCCCGAACGAGTTGCGCGCCTTCTTCCGCAAGATGGGCTGGCGCCGGATCGTGGCCTTCCAGACCCGCAACCCGCTGCACCGCGCCCACCAGGAACTGACCTTCCGCGCCGCACGCGAGGCGCAGGCCAACCTGCTGATCCACCCGGTCGTCGGCATGACCAAGCCGGGCGACATCGACCACTTCACCCGCGTGCGCTGCTACGAAGCGGTGCTGGACCAGTATCCCGCCACCACCACCACCATGAGCCTGCTGAACCTGGCCATGCGCATGGCCGGCCCCCGCGAGGCGGTTTGGCACGGCATCATCCGTCGCAACCACGGCTGCACCCACATGATCGTCGGGCGCGACCATGCCGGCCCGGGCAAGAACTCTGCCGGGCAGGATTTCTACGACCCCTATGCCGCGCAGGAGCTGTTCGGCAAATATCAGGACGAAATCGGCGTCGAGATGGTCGACTTCAAGCAGATGGTCTACGTGCAGGAACGCGCCCAGTACGAACCGCGCGACGAGGTCGAGGCTGGCGCCACCATCCTTGACATCTCGGGCACCGAACTGCGCCGCCGTCTGGCCGAAGGGCTGGAAATCCCCGACTGGTTCTCGTTCCCGACCGTGGTGACGGAACTGCGCCGTACCCGTCCGCCCCGCGCCGCCCAAGGCTTCACCGTGTTCTTCACCGGCTTCTCGGGCTCGGGCAAGTCCACCATCGCCAATGCGCTGATGGTCAAGTTGATGGAGATGGGCGGCCGCCCGGTCACGCTGCTGGATGGGGACGTGGTGCGCAAGCATCTGTCCTCGGAGCTCGGCTTCTCGAAAGAGCACCGGGACATCAACATCAAGCGTATCGGCTATGTCGCCTCGGAAATCACGAAGAACGGCGGTATCGCCATCTGCGCGCCGATAGCCCCCTATACTGCGACCCGCCGCGCTGTGCGCGAAATGATCGAAGCCTATGGTGCCTTCGTCGAAGTGCATGTGGCGACCAGCATCGAGGAATGCGAAAAGCGCGACCGCAAGGGACTCTACAAGCTGGCGCGCGAAGGCAAGATCAAGGAGTTCACCGGGATCTCCGACCCCTATGAAGTGCCCGAAAGCCCCGAGCTGCGCGTCGAGACCGAGAATGTCGATGTCGACAACTGCGCGCATCAGGTGATCCTGAAGCTGGAAAGCATGGGCCTGATCAAGGGCTGA